The sequence CGCACCCATCCTGGGGGAACCCCTAGAAACCAGAGCCCCGAGCCCCTACTCCTGCCTCTTCTCTTTCCCCCAGGGAAGCGGGGAGACGCCGACAGTTCCATCCGGTGTGGAGCAGGGCGAGGGTCTGGGCGAAGGCAGCCGGGCCGGCCTGCAGGGCGCACGGGGCAGAGGGCGCACGGAGGATCCAGGGCGCACGGGGCCTACAGGCGCCTGATAGACTTCCCTCTCTTCCAGTGCACGGGCTGGCGGCCGGCGCGGCGCCCCAAGATTCAAGTTCCAAGTCCCCGGAGCCATCGGCCGACGAGTCACCGGACAATGACAAGGAGACCCCCGGCGGCGGGGGGGACGCCGGCAAGAAGCGGAAGCGGCGGGTGCTCTTCTCCAAAGCGCAGACCTACGAGCTGGAGCGGCGCTTCCGGCAGCAGCGGTACCTGTCGGCGCCCGAGCGCGAGCACCTGGCCAGCCTTATCCGCCTGACGCCCACGCAGGTGAAGATCTGGTTCCAGAACCACCGCTACAAGATGAAGCGCGCCCGGGCCGAGAAAGGTATGGAGGTGACGCCCCTGCCCTCACCGCGCCGGGTGGCCGTGCCCGTTTTGGTCAGGGACGGCAAGCCGTGCCACGCGCTCAAAGCCCAGGACCTGGCAGCAGCCACCTTCCAGGCGGGCATCCCCTTTTCGGCCTACAGCGCGCAGTCTCTGCAACACATGCAGTACAACGCCCAGTACAGCTCGGCCGGCGCCCCCCAGTACCCGACAGCACACCCCCTGGTCCAGGCCCAGCCGTGGACTTGGTGAGCGCCCGCCCCTCCCAGACTCGAGGCCCCAGGCCCAGACCCCACCCCGGCGGCGGAGGCGCGGAGGACTCTCGGCCCGTACGGTGgtgattatattattataattattattatggaGTCGAGTTGACTCTCGGCTTCGTCGGAGAGGCGCCAAGAGTTGGCCTGCACCTCCTTGGAGAGGCAGTTCCACCCACCCAGCTCCGCCTCACCCCTCTCTCCGTTTGAACCATTGGAGATGGCTGAACCCTAAGCCGTGTTTACAGAATGTTTGCGCAGCTTCGCTTCTCTGCTTCTCCCCGGGGACCTAATGGTCCCAACGTTAACTTCCTCACTCgagaaggagaaaaagaccccccacccccgcgcCCTGCTTTTGTGAATTTTGTAAAATACGTTTGTGTGAGTAGCGATATTGTCAGCGTCTTCTTCTAAAGCAAGtggaaaacactttaaaaatatagaggattttttctccttttttttttttttaagaaaatgctaaATATTTATGGCCATGTAAACGTTCTGACAACTGGTGGCAGATTTCGCTTTTCGTTGTAAATATCAGTGGTGATTGTTGCCAAAATGACCTTCAGGAAGGGCCCGTACCCCTCCGGGCCCAACTCCTTTCTTTGtggtttgttttggtttgcttCTGTTTGGTTACTcgtgctttcttttctttatatatttttaaattttgttcagtGCAAACATTTCTCAAATATGACAAAAGGAAAACATGATGTAGGCGAGCGAGAAGCCCCCCTGCCCCATCCTCTGGGGCCTGAGCCCCGGAAATTGGAGTTCAGCGGTTCCGTGCGGTTCCCCAAGAGCGCCGGGCGCTgaaagctttcaatttttttaaataagaattttaataaaaatcctgtgtttaaaaaaaaccaaGCCCGGCCCTCCGGTTCTGTCTTACTTTGTCGCCCCGCGCCGGGCCTGAGGCCTCGGGCAAGGAGCCGGGCCAGGCCGCGCGGGCCGCGCGCCCCCCACCATCCTTTGGAGGCTGGGGCACCCGGGGCGCGGCAGAGGCCGCGGGAACAGGCCTCACCCGGGCGGGCGGGTCAGGCACCGCGCCTCGGCCCTGGGACACCAGACCTCAGGCGGGAGCGCCGGGCCTCGGGCCTGTGAGCGGCGGAGCGGCCGCCCGGGGTCGCCCGGCTTCTCTCGGCCTCGCCCCCGGTCTGCCTCCGGGCGGCTGCGTCCTGGCGCGGGAGGAAGAATGACTTTGGAAAACTCGAAGGCGAGAAGAGCAAACCTTCCTCGGTTGCCCAAATCTACGAGTGGCTCCTTCAGCCTGGGGAGCTGTTGATGCCACTACACTcgtgactttcactttgttgCATTTGATTTAGCTCGTGCGAAGAAGGGGAGGGAGCGCTGAGGTTGAGACCGGTCGTCTTCTCTCCAATCCACAACCCCCTTGCCCGGGGTCGGGAGGTGGCCTAAGAGGAGGCTCCCAGACCTGGGCGCGGAGGCCTGGGATGGGTTTCGGGGCGCTCCAGGCTTAGGCTACAAGGAGGGACGCAGGGACCGGGGCGCGGGCGACAGGGATGTGCGGTGGCCTCGCCAGGCTTCTAGCCCGGGGAGGGCCAGGCAGAGGGAGCCGGAGGCGATCCCTGCTAACAGGAGCCTTCCTTGCATCCCCTCTTTCCGCGTCTCCTGCCTGTCTCCCCGGACTGGATGCCGGGCCTCATCCCTTAGTAGCATTCGGCTGTGCGCGGTACCCCCAAAGACCAGCTCTCTGGCGTGAAGCTGAGCGAATTGCTCGCTAGAAAGTAGGGatctggggtggggtggtgcgCCCCGGCCTCCTGGGCTACGGTGAGGGGAGCGGGAGGTGAGCACACAGCCCAAGTTCGCCCGGGGGAGGGCGCCTCAGTCCTTCCCTCGTTAGAGGTCAGATTCCATCCCACCCTTGTCGCCGGGAGAGCTCCCTGAAGGACGCCGGCGCATACCCGGGGAGCATCGCAGAGGGCCCCGAGGACTCAGGGATAGGGCCTCCTATCTCCTGTT comes from Bubalus bubalis isolate 160015118507 breed Murrah chromosome 14, NDDB_SH_1, whole genome shotgun sequence and encodes:
- the NKX2-2 gene encoding homeobox protein Nkx-2.2, encoding MSLTNTKTGFSVKDILDLPDTNDEEGSVAEGPEEENEGPEPAKRAGPLGQGALDTVQSLPLKNPFYDSSDNPYTRWLASTEGLQYSLHGLAAGAAPQDSSSKSPEPSADESPDNDKETPGGGGDAGKKRKRRVLFSKAQTYELERRFRQQRYLSAPEREHLASLIRLTPTQVKIWFQNHRYKMKRARAEKGMEVTPLPSPRRVAVPVLVRDGKPCHALKAQDLAAATFQAGIPFSAYSAQSLQHMQYNAQYSSAGAPQYPTAHPLVQAQPWTW